The Candidatus Uhrbacteria bacterium genome has a segment encoding these proteins:
- a CDS encoding glycosyltransferase family 4 protein produces MIQVLPYRNQQAWVQALKEVSVRTKEEIPAATWSHRAMSERVEGVLVEAERKEGPMQTLMFSFDRALLDTESASMRRIQDLAGEGMVQAVVLSHFKTDEIAQVDHVTAYGFSGSGFIRFYRAIVQGIRIVNAVPKRTLVTAQDPFIAGAAAYLVSRIKNVPLEVQEHGDFYSGYWKKESWKNRCLSLVGRFVLGQAERVRVVSDRVKEYLIAVGIKAEKIEVIPVAVELPSGIVRGGGSDVFRFVVPCRFVEQKGLDVLLKAAALLKQENVSFHLSIIGRGPLLSSLHGMIESKGLVKEVDIQDWKEGNDVWRDADGFVMSSRYEGFGRTVLEAMASKVAVVATDVGCVGSVLRPGVDGRVVSIGNAEELAVAMKATIVDKESTDRMIASAYERAKDFHRPRLFMKNNALAGV; encoded by the coding sequence TTGATCCAGGTTTTGCCGTATCGAAATCAGCAGGCTTGGGTTCAGGCGCTGAAAGAAGTTTCTGTTAGAACAAAGGAAGAGATTCCTGCGGCTACATGGTCGCATCGCGCGATGAGCGAGCGTGTTGAAGGCGTGTTGGTCGAGGCCGAACGAAAAGAAGGGCCGATGCAAACCCTGATGTTTTCTTTTGATCGAGCGTTGCTAGATACGGAGTCGGCATCGATGCGGCGTATTCAGGATTTGGCGGGCGAGGGGATGGTTCAGGCGGTTGTTTTGTCGCATTTCAAAACGGATGAGATTGCGCAGGTTGATCATGTAACGGCGTATGGTTTTTCTGGATCGGGATTTATTCGTTTTTATCGTGCGATTGTGCAGGGGATTCGTATTGTTAACGCTGTACCGAAACGAACGCTGGTTACCGCGCAAGATCCTTTTATTGCGGGGGCGGCTGCTTATCTCGTATCGAGAATCAAAAATGTTCCATTGGAAGTGCAGGAGCATGGTGATTTTTATTCTGGATATTGGAAAAAAGAATCTTGGAAGAATCGATGCTTGTCTCTTGTTGGAAGATTTGTTCTTGGGCAGGCCGAGCGCGTACGTGTTGTTAGTGATCGTGTGAAGGAGTATTTGATTGCTGTAGGAATCAAAGCGGAGAAGATCGAGGTTATTCCGGTCGCTGTTGAGCTACCTTCCGGGATTGTTAGGGGAGGAGGCAGTGATGTTTTTCGTTTCGTTGTTCCGTGCCGTTTTGTCGAGCAAAAAGGTTTGGATGTGTTGTTGAAAGCAGCGGCCTTGCTGAAACAGGAGAATGTTTCATTCCATCTTTCGATAATAGGCCGAGGTCCGCTGCTGAGTTCTTTGCATGGCATGATCGAGAGCAAGGGGCTGGTAAAAGAAGTTGATATTCAGGATTGGAAGGAGGGGAATGATGTTTGGAGAGATGCGGATGGCTTTGTGATGTCGTCGCGTTATGAGGGGTTTGGCCGCACGGTTCTCGAGGCGATGGCTTCCAAGGTCGCTGTTGTTGCTACGGATGTCGGTTGTGTGGGAAGTGTTTTACGACCTGGTGTTGATGGGCGAGTTGTGTCGATTGGTAATGCGGAAGAACTAGCGGTTGCGATGAAGGCGACTATTGTCGATAAAGAATCTACAGATCGCATGATTGCGTCTGCGTATGAGCGTGCCAAGGATTTTCATCGACCAAGGCTCTTCATGAAAAACAACGCGCTGGCTGGCGTTTGA